The following proteins are co-located in the Apium graveolens cultivar Ventura chromosome 5, ASM990537v1, whole genome shotgun sequence genome:
- the LOC141660261 gene encoding uncharacterized protein LOC141660261, which translates to MASGEDIDYRMASLEIDEEENEAFVLDGDVDEKANKYELCLVGRLLTEKSINVRAMKSKLADVWRPAMGLSIKDLDQGCFLFQFYRKEDMQWVLKGGPWSFDNAMVALETVEAGQNPASIKPCFLSIWIQLYNLPVGYMLETVGKQLGNFFGVFLEYDVKNSTSIWRECMRVRIKLDVRKPIKRKKKIVKKDGQEFTVECKYERLGEFCFTCGLVSHTDRFCRNAMEKGVEVVTKEWGSWLRAPPRRVAGQVQSKWLRDEGDDTWEARIGRENFAGEVFSNKGKEIMKVSDHRVGSATNVREGSKQIDINGANFKGYLTTSNILYELNEEDGDDIQLEDRKRRRGVSDGLGHMEIDSGQQLNIVQTIQNQEEAAISNGDLSVSNQTSPAELAKQASHHQ; encoded by the coding sequence ATGGCAAGTGGGGAAGACATCGATTATCGTATGGCGTCCTTGGAGATTGACGAggaagaaaatgaagcatttgTGTTGGATGGAGATGTGGATGAGAAAGCTAATAAATATGAGCTCTGTCTTGTGGGTCGGTTGCTAACAGAGAAGAGTATAAACGTACGAGCCATGAAGTCGAAATTAGCAGACGTCTGGAGACCAGCAATGGGCTTAAGTATTAAGGATCTTGATCAAGGTTGTTTTCTGTTCCAGTTTTACAGAAAGGAAGATATGCAATGGGTTTTAAAAGGGGGTCCATGGTCTTTCGATAATGCGATGGTGGCTTTGGAAACAGTGGAGGCAGGTCAGAATCCAGCGAGTATTAAGCCATGTTTTCTGAGCATTTGGATTCAACTTTACAATCTCCCGGTTGGGTACATGCTGGAAACGGTGGGGAAGCAGTTGGGAAACTTCTTTGGTGTATTCTTGGAGTATGATGTTAAAAACAGTACGTCAATCTGGCGGGAATGTATGAGGGTCCGAATAAAATTGGATGTTAGGAAGCCGATcaaaaggaagaagaaaatagTTAAGAAAGATGGGCAGGAATTTACAGTTGAGTGCAAATATGAACGTTTGGGGGAATTTTGTTTCACTTGTGGTTTGGTAAGTCACACGGATAGATTCTGCAGAAATGCAATGGAGAAAGGGGTTGAGGTGGTAACGAAGGAATGGGGGAGTTGGCTGAGGGCTCCGCCGCGTAGGGTGGCAGGGCAGGTACAGAGTAAATGGCTAAGGGATGAAGGTGATGACACGTGGGAGGCTAGGATTGGTAGAGAGAATTTTGCGGGGGAAGTTTTTTCAAATAAAGGAAAGGAGATAATGAAGGTGAGTGATCATCGGGTGGGGAGTGCAACAAACGTCCGTGAAGGTAGCAAACAGATTGATATAAATGGAGCTAATTTTAAGGGATATTTAACCACGTCAAATATTCTTTATGAGCTAAATGAGGAGGATGGTGATGATATACAGTTAGAGGACCGAAAAAGAAGGAGAGGAGTATCAGATGGGTTGGGCCACATGGAGATTGATTCGGGCCAACAACTTAACATTGTTCAGACAATTCAGAATCAAGAAGAGGCTGCTATTTCTAATGGGGATTTATCAGTTTCTAACCAAACTAGTCCGGCTGAGCTTGCAAAGCAAGCCAGCCATCATCAATGA